The following are encoded together in the Synchiropus splendidus isolate RoL2022-P1 chromosome 7, RoL_Sspl_1.0, whole genome shotgun sequence genome:
- the rilpl2 gene encoding RILP-like protein 2 — protein MEFGEESSPALAFEKEAFELTVEDVYDISYVIGRDLLKISRTGDEVSDLQFRIVRVLEMFETLVNKYNLSLEELKMERDNLKSELDRVVQEAPGAQAMGPNQLVVDLTDPNRPRFTMQELKEVLQERNQLKAQLMLVQEELQLYKSGILPQAEPAMVEVDLDSPSNTDHSAASVNDTKEEKTTIGKLFSFRRK, from the exons ATGGAGTTCGGAGAAGAATCGTCTCCGGCGTTGGCGTTTGAGAAAGAAGCGTTCGAGCTGACGGTGGAGGACGTTTACGACATTTCCTACGTGATCGGCAGAGACTTGTTAAAGATCAGCCGCACCGGGGACGAGGTGTCGGATCTGCAGTTCAGGATCGTCCGAGTTTTGGAAATGTTCGAGACGCTGGTGAACAAGTACAACTTGTCGCTGGAGGAGCTGAAAATGGAACGCGATAACTTGAAAAGCGAACTGGACCGAGTGGTGCAGGAGGCTCCCGGCGCG CAAGCGATGGGACCGAACCAGCTAGTCGTGGACCTGACGGACCCGAACCGACCGCGGTTTACGAtgcaggagctgaaggaggttcTGCAGGAGCGGAACCAGCTGAAGGCTCAACTCATGCTGGTCCAGGAAGAGCTGCAGCTCTACAAGAG TGGGATCCTGCCGCAGGCTGAACCTGCCATGGTAGAAGTGGACCTGGACTCGCCTTCCAACACGGACCACAGTGCAGCTTCAGTCAACGACACCAAAGAAGAGAAGACAACGATAGGAAAACT GTTTTCATTCCGACGGAAATGA
- the kmt5ab gene encoding lysine methyltransferase 5Ab → MAKGKRNVLRINKKPDNSENKVSATDSKENKPATNKDRPSKVQSALHSLLSPRKPRTPLGENPTMLIPEGNESGAASADVTKLKKDPEISSDDGKSKEQKSEPIHGTKDPVTETKQANQSTSTANSTDDGVVPKAKAQKGRKTRTKKTENKTPNRKVTDFFPIRRSNRKTEGELKDQEHKHIDKLILSGTEDGMEIRHIEGKGRGVFAVSGFRKGDFVVEYHGDLLGLGEAKAREARYAQDPSTGCYMYYFQYQSKSYCVDATKESGRLGRLINHSKAGNLQTKLHPIDGTPHLILVAAKDIQEGEELLYDYGDRSKESISAHPWLKS, encoded by the exons ATGGCAAAAG GGAAGAGAAATGTGCTGAGGATCAATAAAAAGCCTGATaattctgaaaacaaagtaaGTGCCACGGATTCAAAGGAAAACAAACCAGCAACAAACAAG GACCGTCCCAGCAAAGTCCAGTCGGCGCTCCACAGTCTCCTAAGTCCACGGAAACCAAGAACCCCTCTCGGCGAGAATCCAACCATGCTCATCCCAGAGGGAAATGAATCGGGTGCTGCAAGTGCTGACGTGACCAAGTTGAAGAAAG ACCCTGAGATCTCCAGTGATGATGGTAAATCTAAGGAGCAGAAGTCTGAACCCATCCATGGCACCAAAGACCCAGTCACTGAGACCAAGCAGGCGAACCAGTCAACCTCCACAGCAAATTCTACAGATGACGGTGTGGTTCCCAAAGCCAAGGCTCAAAAAGGTCGCAAGACTAGGACCAAAAA GACGGAAAATAAAACTCCCAACAGGAAGGTGACGGACTTCTTCCCTATCAGGAGGAGCAACAGGAAAACAGAGGGAGAATTAAAA GATCAAGAACATAAACACATCGACAAGCTCATCCTGAGTGGCACTGAAGACGGGATGGAG ATACGGCACATAGAGGGGAAAGGAAGAGGCGTGTTTGCCGTGAGCGGCTTCAGGAAGGGGGACTTTGTGGTGGAGTACCATGGAGACCTCCTGGGTCTTGGAGAAGCAAAGGCAAGAGAGGCTCGCTACGCTCAGGATCCTTCCACTGGCTGTTACATGTACTACTTCCAGTATCAAAGTAAAAGTTACTG CGTCGATGCTACCAAGGAAAGCGGGCGCCTGGGTCGCCTCATCAACCACAGCAAGGCTGGAAACCTTCAGACCAAGCTGCACCCCATCGACGGGACCCCGCATCTGATTCTGGTGGCAGCCAAAGACATCCAAGAGGGCGAAGAGCTCCTGTATGATTATGGCGATCGGAGCAAGGAGTCCATTTCGGCTCACCCCTGGCTCAAGAGTTGA
- the mtrfr gene encoding mitochondrial translation release factor in rescue produces MSRIVTLLRGMLVHSSRFWWRAPHTDPRMSRRLPAGLTYVPSAGKKNSIKLPLLNEDDLEEQFVRGSGPGGQATNKTSNCVVLKHIPSGVVVKCHQTRSVDQNRKRAREIMQEKLDIFYKGEESEILLRKKESVVRKQEKRRKVNEHLEKKRLFKESISAETKPES; encoded by the exons ATGTCCAGAATCGTCACTCTCCTCCGCGGCATGCTCGTTCACTCCAGCCGCTTCTGGTGGAGGGCTCCTCACACTGACCCCCGGATGTCCAGGAGACTTCCTGCTGGACTGACGTATGTGCCCAGTGCTGGCAAGAAGAACTCCATTAAACTTCCACTTCTCAACGAGGACGATCTTGAGGAGCAGTTTGTGAGAGGATCAGGTCCAGGAGGGCAGGCTACCAACAAGACGAGCAACTGTGTGGTGCTGAAACACATCCCTTCTGGGGTTGTAGTCAAG TGCCATCAAACAAGATCTGTGGATCAGAATCGAAAACGTGCCCGAGAAATTATGCAGGAGAAACTGGACATTTTCTACAAGGGAGAAGAAAGTGAGATTCTTCTCAGGAAGAAGGAATCTGTGGTGAGGAAGCAGGAGAAACGAAGGAAAGTCAATGAGCACTTGGAGAAGAAAAGGCTGTTTAAAGAATCTATATCTGCAGAGACTAAACCTGAAAGTTAA